In the Pirellulales bacterium genome, one interval contains:
- the rpoB gene encoding DNA-directed RNA polymerase subunit beta: MATSAERRLRPKEIRRFGSLREHHPIPDLTVIQTKSYENFLQLDLPANKRKDQGIEGVLREIFPIESYDKNLKLEYLRYELGKPRYEPHECRQLRLTYGRPFRVWLRLNKEEPVEEEVYLGDIPIMLGGGEFIINGAERVVVSQLHRSPGIDFVADTEITDKKLYNCRIIPERGSWIELNISKKDTLTVRIDQSGKFSAMTLLRAMDPKFGTNAQLMRAFYESTHEKVVDGRSVAKIEGKVAVDDIVYPADSDRAGEVILEAGQKITKNVAEQICTSGLATIEVMPDLKNSLILNSLAEDPTGSHEEALLRIYQRLRPGNPPQLEKARVLFHEKFYDTNRYRLGKVGRFRINRKLGTEVSEEEMTLRPEDIIESIRYLLKLIDNDPTAEVDDIDHLGNRRLRTIDELASDELRKGFLKLRRTVQERMSLKDLQDMTPRNLINPKSISAAIEYFFGRGELSQVVDQTNPLSMLTHERRLSALGPGGLNRKRAGFEVRDVHISHYGRICPIETPEGTNIGLISSLGIYAGVDEYGFLVAPYRKVSKGKLTDEVVWLRADQENEAYLAPADTPVANGVLQGENIVARYRSDFMLINPDKIQYIDVAPAQMVGVSAGLIPFLEHDDANRALMGSNMQRQAVPLLVTEPPVVATGMERDVARNSGMLVRAHKKGTVTFVDATRIEIGSDVYPLTKFKGLNERTCLNQKPIVQLGQKVEKGDVIADGAATFQGELALGRNVLVGFMSWDGFNFEDAIIISEELVQDDVYTSIHIEEFDIEIRETKLGREEFTRDIPNVSEKMLRNLDESGIVRVGTFVRPGDILVGKVSPKSKTELTPEEKLLHAIFGRAGEDVKNDSLEVPSGIEGIVIDTQKFSRRMSLSDEERKLFEKELKDAEAEGNAAIASAFGELIGQIEETLGKKLTDEDGNPLVRDQEHRFVADQAVNFKLDNLDIRSPQKKADVEALYKKLWPAVDYAIDARERKLNSMKRGDELRSGVLQMVKVYIAAKRVISVGDKMAGRHGNKGVIAKVLPREDMPFLPDGTPIQIMLNPLGVPSRMNVGQILETHLGWAAALLGFQALTPVFDGASEQDIWQCFAAANLPKHGKVRLNDGRTGEPFEQETTVGYIYMLKLHHLVDDKVHARSTGPYSLITQQPLGGKARFGGQRFGEMEVWALEAYGAAYILQELLTVKSDDVEGRTKIYESMVKGENTLEAGTPASFDVLTNEIRGLALNMQLEKRRI; encoded by the coding sequence ATGGCCACCTCGGCAGAACGTCGACTCCGCCCCAAGGAAATCCGCCGCTTTGGTTCGCTGCGCGAACACCATCCCATTCCGGATTTGACGGTCATTCAGACCAAAAGCTATGAAAACTTTTTGCAGCTTGATCTTCCCGCCAACAAGCGCAAGGATCAGGGGATCGAGGGGGTCCTGCGCGAGATTTTTCCCATTGAGAGCTACGATAAAAATCTCAAGCTGGAATATCTCCGCTATGAATTGGGCAAACCCCGTTACGAACCTCATGAATGCCGCCAATTACGGCTGACTTATGGTCGGCCATTTCGGGTTTGGCTGCGCCTGAACAAGGAAGAACCCGTCGAAGAAGAAGTCTACCTGGGCGACATTCCCATCATGCTGGGGGGCGGGGAATTCATCATCAATGGCGCCGAACGCGTCGTGGTGAGCCAGTTGCATCGCAGTCCCGGCATCGACTTTGTGGCCGATACCGAAATCACCGACAAAAAGCTTTACAATTGCCGCATCATCCCCGAGCGGGGCAGTTGGATCGAGCTGAACATCAGCAAAAAAGACACCCTGACGGTCCGTATCGACCAAAGCGGCAAGTTTTCGGCCATGACGCTGTTACGCGCCATGGATCCAAAGTTTGGGACCAACGCCCAATTGATGCGGGCATTTTATGAATCCACCCACGAAAAGGTGGTGGATGGTCGCAGCGTGGCCAAAATCGAGGGGAAGGTCGCGGTTGACGACATTGTGTATCCGGCGGATAGCGACCGAGCGGGGGAAGTGATTTTGGAGGCGGGTCAAAAGATCACCAAAAACGTGGCGGAGCAGATCTGCACCAGCGGACTGGCCACGATCGAGGTGATGCCCGATCTCAAGAACTCGCTTATTTTAAACAGCCTGGCCGAGGATCCGACCGGCAGTCACGAGGAAGCGCTATTGCGGATTTACCAGCGGCTGCGTCCCGGTAATCCTCCACAATTAGAAAAAGCCCGCGTGTTGTTTCATGAAAAGTTTTATGACACCAACCGCTATCGCCTGGGCAAGGTGGGGCGTTTTCGCATTAATCGCAAGTTGGGGACGGAGGTATCGGAAGAGGAAATGACCCTGCGGCCGGAGGACATTATTGAATCGATCCGCTATTTGCTCAAGCTGATTGACAACGATCCTACGGCCGAGGTGGACGACATTGACCATTTGGGCAATCGCCGCCTACGGACGATTGATGAATTGGCTAGTGACGAGCTGCGCAAGGGATTTTTAAAGCTGCGGCGCACCGTGCAAGAGCGCATGAGCCTGAAGGACTTGCAGGACATGACCCCCCGCAACCTGATCAATCCCAAGAGTATCTCCGCGGCGATTGAGTATTTCTTTGGCCGGGGAGAATTATCCCAGGTGGTTGACCAGACCAATCCCTTGTCAATGCTGACGCACGAGCGGCGGTTATCCGCCCTGGGGCCGGGGGGGCTAAATCGCAAGCGGGCTGGCTTTGAAGTGCGCGACGTGCACATTTCGCACTATGGGCGGATTTGCCCCATCGAGACGCCGGAAGGAACCAACATCGGGTTGATCTCTAGCCTGGGGATTTATGCCGGCGTGGATGAATACGGCTTTTTGGTCGCGCCCTATCGCAAAGTCAGCAAGGGCAAACTAACCGACGAAGTTGTCTGGCTGCGCGCCGACCAGGAAAACGAAGCTTATTTGGCTCCGGCGGACACCCCCGTGGCCAATGGCGTGCTCCAGGGAGAAAACATCGTCGCGCGGTATCGTTCGGACTTTATGCTAATCAACCCCGACAAAATCCAGTACATTGACGTGGCTCCCGCGCAAATGGTGGGCGTGTCGGCGGGATTGATTCCCTTTTTGGAACATGACGACGCCAACCGCGCGCTCATGGGTTCCAACATGCAGCGGCAGGCGGTGCCGTTGCTCGTGACCGAGCCACCGGTTGTGGCCACCGGCATGGAGCGGGATGTCGCCCGCAACTCCGGCATGTTGGTCCGCGCGCATAAAAAAGGGACTGTGACTTTTGTTGATGCCACCCGGATCGAAATTGGATCCGACGTTTATCCCCTGACCAAATTCAAGGGACTTAATGAACGAACCTGCCTCAATCAAAAGCCCATCGTGCAATTGGGCCAAAAAGTCGAAAAAGGGGACGTCATCGCCGACGGGGCCGCGACATTTCAGGGTGAACTGGCGCTGGGTCGGAACGTGCTGGTCGGCTTTATGTCGTGGGACGGATTTAACTTTGAGGATGCCATCATCATCAGCGAAGAGTTGGTCCAGGATGATGTCTACACCAGCATCCATATCGAGGAATTTGACATTGAAATTCGGGAGACCAAGCTGGGACGCGAGGAATTTACCCGCGATATTCCCAACGTCAGCGAAAAAATGCTGCGCAACCTGGACGAAAGCGGCATCGTCCGCGTGGGAACATTTGTCCGTCCCGGGGACATCCTGGTGGGAAAGGTCTCGCCCAAGAGCAAGACAGAACTGACGCCCGAGGAAAAATTGTTGCATGCGATTTTTGGACGGGCGGGGGAGGATGTCAAAAACGACTCGCTGGAGGTTCCCTCCGGGATCGAGGGGATTGTGATCGACACGCAAAAGTTTTCCCGCCGGATGAGCCTGTCCGACGAGGAGCGCAAGCTGTTTGAAAAAGAACTGAAGGACGCGGAAGCGGAAGGAAACGCCGCCATCGCGTCCGCCTTTGGCGAATTGATTGGCCAGATCGAGGAAACGCTGGGCAAGAAATTAACCGACGAGGACGGTAATCCACTGGTGCGCGACCAGGAGCACCGCTTTGTAGCGGATCAGGCGGTCAACTTTAAGTTGGACAACCTGGACATTCGCAGCCCCCAAAAGAAAGCCGACGTCGAGGCCCTGTATAAAAAACTGTGGCCCGCGGTCGATTACGCGATTGACGCCCGCGAACGCAAGCTTAACAGCATGAAGCGCGGGGATGAACTGCGCAGCGGCGTCCTGCAAATGGTGAAGGTCTACATCGCCGCCAAACGCGTTATTAGCGTTGGCGATAAAATGGCCGGTCGCCATGGTAATAAAGGCGTTATTGCAAAGGTCCTCCCGCGCGAGGATATGCCCTTCTTGCCGGATGGCACCCCTATCCAGATCATGCTCAATCCGCTGGGCGTCCCCTCCCGCATGAACGTGGGCCAAATTTTGGAGACGCACCTAGGTTGGGCGGCGGCGCTGTTGGGCTTTCAGGCGTTGACGCCGGTCTTTGACGGCGCCAGCGAACAGGACATCTGGCAGTGTTTTGCCGCGGCTAACCTGCCCAAGCATGGTAAAGTGCGCCTTAACGATGGGCGCACCGGAGAACCGTTTGAGCAGGAAACAACGGTGGGCTACATCTACATGTTAAAGCTGCATCACCTGGTGGATGACAAGGTTCACGCTCGCTCCACGGGGCCTTACTCGCTGATCACCCAGCAGCCGCTGGGGGGGAAAGCGCGGTTCGGCGGGCAGCGGTTTGGCGAAATGGAGGTTTGGGCGCTGGAGGCGTACGGCGCTGCCTATATTTTGCAAGAACTGCTGACGGTGAAAAGCGACGATGTGGAGGGCCGGACCAAGATTTACGAAAGCATGGTCAAGGGCGAAAACACACTGGAGGCCGGTACGCCCGCCAGCTTTGACGTGTTGACCAACGAAATTCGCGGCCTGGCGCTGAACATGCAGTTGGAAAAACGGCGGATTTAG